From the genome of Lotus japonicus ecotype B-129 chromosome 6, LjGifu_v1.2, one region includes:
- the LOC130724127 gene encoding sugar carrier protein C-like: MSAGKRTCERYERVEEENLVKGVKDLTPYVLKTSIAAAATSGLIFGYDIGILGVVTSMDSFLLKFFPSVCGKKNLDKFTNNYDSLMLTMFTLSLYLAALLSSLGAPTVTRRVGRICSTTLGGFLLYIGAMLSGFAEYVWMLILGRIVLGIGFGFVNQSMPMYLSEMAPYKYRGALNIGFQFAMTIGIFLTNWFTYVFAEIKTVPEWRMCLGAMWMPALVVMMGSFYVTDTLDYLNFLVVLGERDKTKGQLKIMFRGENIFLELNDLEFLELNDLEFKGPEFNGPVAASDESQLSMATLIPKKFQQFIDINVIMFYAPVLFCFIGYKDNRSAVIIGLFNVFANLVSINGVDKWGRRALFLEGGIQILICQAVVAIAIALKFGID, from the exons ATGTCTGCCGGAAAAAGAACATGTGAAAGGTATGAAAGGGTTGAGGAGGAGAACCTTGTGAAAGGTGTGAAAGACCTTACTCCCTATGTGTTGAAAACGTCTATAGCTGCTGCTGCAACGAGTGGTCTCATCTTTGGCTATGATATTGGGATTTTAG GTGTCGTGACTTCCATGGATTCGTTTCTGTTGAAGTTCTTCCCTTCTGTGTGTGGGAAGAAGAATTTGGACAAATTCACAAACAACTACGACAGTCTTATGCTGACAATGTTCACCTTGTCATTGTACCTAGCGGCGCTTTTGTCTTCCCTAGGAGCGCCCACTGTCACCCGTCGCGTTGGTCGTATATGCTCCACCACTTTAGGAGGCTTCCTCCTTTACATTGGTGCTATGCTCAGTGGTTTCGCCGAATACGTTTGGATGTTGATTCTCGGTCGAATCGTGCTCGGCATTGGTTTTGGATTTGTCAATCAG TCAATGCCAATGTATCTCTCTGAGATGGCTCCCTACAAATACAGAGGAGCACTAAACATCGGGTTCCAATTTGCTATGACAATCGGTATTTTTTTGACGAATTGGTTCACCTACGTCTTTGCCGAAATCAAAACGGTTCCCGAATGGAGGATGTGCTTGGGTGCTATGTGGATGCCAGCTCTCGTAGTCATGATGGGATCATTCTACGTAACTGACACTCTAGATTATCTGAATTTTCTGGTTGTGTTAGGCGAACGGGACAAGACCAAGGGCCAGCTGAAGATAATGTTCAGGGGGGAAAACATATTCTTAGAGTTAAATGACCTTGAGTTCTTAGAGTTAAATGACCTTGAGTTCAAAGGACCAGAGTTTAATGGCCCCGTGGCAGCTAGTGACGAGTCCCAACTCTCCATGGCCACGCTCATCCCCAAAAAGTTCCAGCAGTTTATCGACATCAATGTGATCATGTTTTACGCACCTGTGTTGTTTTGCTTTATCGGGTATAAAGACAACAGGTCAGCTGTGATCATTGGACTTTTTAATGTGTTTGCGAACCTTGTCTCCATTAATGGGGTTGATAAGTGGGGTAGGAGAGCCCTCTTCCTTGAAGGTGGGATCCAAATATTGATATGTCAG GCTGTGGTTGCAATTGCTATTGCTCTCAAATTTGGAATTGACTGA